In Choloepus didactylus isolate mChoDid1 chromosome X, mChoDid1.pri, whole genome shotgun sequence, a genomic segment contains:
- the MOSPD1 gene encoding motile sperm domain-containing protein 1 isoform X2, whose amino-acid sequence MHQQKRQPELVEGNLPVFVFPTELIFYADDQSTHKQVLTLYNPYEFALKFKVLCTTPNKYVVVDAAGAVKPQCCVDIVIRHRDVRSCHYGVIDKFRLQVSEQSQRKALGRKEVVATLLPSAKEQQKEEEEKRIKEHLRESLFFEQSFQPGSFGLFLKPF is encoded by the exons ATGcatcaacaaaaaagacaaccagAGTTAGTGGAAGGAAATCTTCCTGTTTTTGTGTTTCCCACGGAGCTAATATTTTATGCAGATGATCAGTCAACACATAAGCAAGTGTTGACTCTCTACAATCCTTATGAGTTTGCCTTAAAGTTCAAAG ttttgtgTACTACTCCAAATAAGTATGTTGTCGTTGACGCTGCAGGTGCAGTAAAGCCTCAGTGTTGTGTGGATAT TGTGATTCGTCATAGAGATGTTCGATCCTGTCACTATGGAGTAATAGACAAATTTCGTCTCCAAGTTTCCGAGCAAAGCCAGAGGAAGGCTttaggaaggaaagaagttgttGCTACTCTTCTTCCATCCGCAAAAGAAcaacaaaaggaagaagaggaaaaaagaataaaggaacatTTAAGAGAAAGTTTATTCTTTGAGCAGTCATTTCAACCAGGTAgttttgggttgtttttaaaGCCCTTTTGA